Within the Opitutaceae bacterium TAV5 genome, the region TCGCGTTTGAGGAGCTGCGAGCCGCGTTGCGGCGGCAACTCGCGGACGTCGCGACCTTCGAGCGCGGTGAGCGCGGCGGCGAAGCTCTTTTCCTGGTTCTTCATCTCGAAGTGCATCCAGGGAAGGAGGACAAGAACGGCCACGGCAAGGGCAATGAAACCGGCTTTTGCGGTGGTACCCCAGTCAGCGCACCTCTCCCAGAATGCGGTGCGACCTTCGGGATGAGGGGTGTATTGTCCGGAGGGTGAATTCATTGACGGCGGAACGAAGGAAACGCGGCGAGATGCCTGGCGAAAGCGACAGGAGACGGGCAAGAGGCGGGCCTCATTCGAACTTCACCCGGTCGCGGCAGAATTTTTCGCAGAGGGAAAGAATTTCGTCGGAGGACTCCATTTTCAGGGCTTTCGCCGCCAGGCGATGGGCGTCGTCCATGCGCATGGCGCGCACCACGGCCTTCACGGCGGGGAGGAGGGGGGGCGTCATGCTGAGTTCATCCGCACCGAGGCCGAGGAGCAGGGCGGCGAGCACAGGATCGCCGGCCATCTCGCCGCAGACGCTCACCTTGATGCCGGCGCGATGCGCCTCGTCCACGATGCGGTGCAGGATGCGCACCACGGCGGGATGCGTAGGCTCGTAGAGGTGCGCGATCCGGTCGTTGAGCCGGTCGATCGCCAGCACGTACTGGATGAGATCGTTGGTCCCGATGCTGAAAAAATCGCACTCCTTGGCGAGCAGGTCGGCGGTGAGGGCAGCGCTCGGAATCTCGATCATGCTGCCGACTTTCAGCCGTTCGTCGAAGCCGTGTCCCTCGGCACGGAGTTCGTCCATGCACTGCTTCAGGATTTCATTGGCCTGGCGCACCTCTTCGCAGCCGCTGATCATCGGGTACATCAGGTCGACGCGGCCGTGCGCGCTGGCCCGGAGGATGGCGCGGAGCTGGGTCTTGAAAATCTCCTGCTTGTCGAGGCTGATGCGGATGGCGCGGTAGCCGAGAAACGGGTTTTCCTCGCGGGGGGAAAGCAGCGAGCCGGAGACCACCAGCTTGTCGCCGCCGAGGTCCATGGTGCGGATGACCACGGGCGCGGGCGCGAGGGTTTCGACGACTTCGCGGTAGGCGGCGTATTGTTCTTCTTCGGGGGGCGCGGTGCCGGCGTTGAGGTAGAGGAACTCGGTGCGATAGAGGCCGACGCCTTCGGCATGGAATTCGCGAACGAGGCCGGTTTCGTCGCTGTTCTCGATGTTGGCGCGCAGGGGCACGGCGACGCCGTCGAGCGTGACGGAGGGGAGGCGGGCGGCCTCGAACAGGCGCTGCTCGTAGCTTTTTTTCTGGAGCTGGAGCTGGCCGTAACGGAAGAGAGTCTTTTCCGACGGGTTGACGATGACGAGGCCATCATAGCCGTCGACAAGGATGATGTCGCCGCTGCGGATGCGGCTGGTGAGGTCGCGCGAGCCGACGACGGCGGGCACGCGCATGGAGCGGGCCACGATGACAGCGTGGCTGGTCTTGCTGCCGCTGTCGGTGACGATGGCGAGCGCCTGGGAGCGGTCGATGCCGGCGGCGTCGGAGGGGGAAATGTCGGTGGCGACGACGATGCGCTTCTCGACGAGCTGGCTGAGCGTCTGGGCGGTGCGCCCGAGGAGGTTGTTGAGCAGACGCTGGGCGACGTCACGGATATCGGCGGCGCGTTCGCGGAGGTATTCGTCGTCGATCTCGGCAAAGGCCTTGATGTAGCGCTGGGCGACGCGGT harbors:
- a CDS encoding phosphoenolpyruvate-protein phosphotransferase, with translation MTSESSPTEYTVPGIAASQGIAYGPAFIYIKNDVEVPCYDVEPDKHAAEVARFEHALVTTRQHIQKTREQVEKNLGPDEARIFDAHLLVLEDQALITETVRDFEKTGQNIESCFNRVAQRYIKAFAEIDDEYLRERAADIRDVAQRLLNNLLGRTAQTLSQLVEKRIVVATDISPSDAAGIDRSQALAIVTDSGSKTSHAVIVARSMRVPAVVGSRDLTSRIRSGDIILVDGYDGLVIVNPSEKTLFRYGQLQLQKKSYEQRLFEAARLPSVTLDGVAVPLRANIENSDETGLVREFHAEGVGLYRTEFLYLNAGTAPPEEEQYAAYREVVETLAPAPVVIRTMDLGGDKLVVSGSLLSPREENPFLGYRAIRISLDKQEIFKTQLRAILRASAHGRVDLMYPMISGCEEVRQANEILKQCMDELRAEGHGFDERLKVGSMIEIPSAALTADLLAKECDFFSIGTNDLIQYVLAIDRLNDRIAHLYEPTHPAVVRILHRIVDEAHRAGIKVSVCGEMAGDPVLAALLLGLGADELSMTPPLLPAVKAVVRAMRMDDAHRLAAKALKMESSDEILSLCEKFCRDRVKFE